The Acidobacteriota bacterium DNA segment GCTCGACCGGCCGGCCCAGGCGGGGCTTGCCGTGGCGTCCTGGTTCGGGCGGGTGGTCCGCCACGGCGACCGCGCGGGCCACCGCCGCCTTTGATCCCGGGCGCTGGCGCCGGCCCGAGGCGCGTCCCAGAATCGGACCGATGCCGATCGACGAACGCAAGCTGCGCCTGCCCACCCCGGAGGAGGCCCTTCCGGGACGCGAGGATCCGATGCCGGTGCCGGAGCGGCACGCGGTCCTCGGAACGCCGCTCGAGGGCCCGTTCGAGGGATGCGAGCGGGCGATGTTCGGGATGGGCTGCTTCTGGGGGGCCGAGCGCCGCTTCTGGACCGCACCGGGCGTCCGGAGCACCGCCGTCGGATTTGCCGGGGGCTACACGCCGAATCCCACCTACGAAGAGGTCTGCACCGGCCTGACGGGACACGCGGAGGTGGTGCGCGTCATCTACGACCCCGCCGAGATTTCCTACCGGGAACTCCTTCGGATCTTCTGGGAAGGGCACGACCCCACCCAGGGCATGCGGCAGGGCAGCGACATCGGCACGCAGTACCGATCGGTGATCTTCTTCTTCGACGACACCCAGCGGGCCGAGGCCGAACGCTCGCGGGAGCTGTACCAGGCGCGCCTGAGGGAATGCGGCTACGGGGCGATCACCACCGAGATCCTCCCCGCACCGCGCTTTTACTTCGCCGAGCCCTACCACCAGCAGTACCTGGCCAAGAATCCGGACGGCTACTGCGGTGCCGGCGGAACGGGTGTCGCCTGCCCCGTGGGACTGAAGACGCCCTAGCCTGCTGCGCGCCTGCGGCGCCTCAGCGGAGCGCGCCGGGGACCGCGTTCTCGACCGCCCCGTCCTCGCGTTCGTCCCAGCAGGTGCGGCACACACGCTTGAAGGCGACCACCGCGTGCAGCTCCACCCGCGGAGCGAGGAATCCGTCCTTCACCGGCTCGTCGCCGAGGAGGTCGGTGCTGAGGTACTTCTTGTTGCTGTCCGGGAAGACGGTCACCACCACGTCGCCGGGAGACTCCCGCGCCACCTTCACCGCCCCCAGGAAGTTCGCTCCGGAGGAGATCCCGACACCGAGGCCGAGCTGCGCCGCCAGCTTCTGCGCCATCAGGATCGCATCGCCGTCGTCGACGCTGACGACGTCGTCCAGGAAGTCCATGTCGACGATCGGCGGGATGAACTCGTCGGAGATGCCCTGGATCCGGTGTTTGCCGACCTTGCACCCGGTGGACAGCGTCGGCGAGTTGGCCGGTTCCAGCGGGTGCAGCCGGACGCTCG contains these protein-coding regions:
- the msrA gene encoding peptide-methionine (S)-S-oxide reductase MsrA — encoded protein: MPIDERKLRLPTPEEALPGREDPMPVPERHAVLGTPLEGPFEGCERAMFGMGCFWGAERRFWTAPGVRSTAVGFAGGYTPNPTYEEVCTGLTGHAEVVRVIYDPAEISYRELLRIFWEGHDPTQGMRQGSDIGTQYRSVIFFFDDTQRAEAERSRELYQARLRECGYGAITTEILPAPRFYFAEPYHQQYLAKNPDGYCGAGGTGVACPVGLKTP